The Desulfitobacterium chlororespirans DSM 11544 sequence CGATCTTCGAAGAAAGGCCTGTAGCCCCAGCGGCTGTAGATTCTCTCCCCGCTGGCCACGGGAATTTTTACACTACTGGCAATTTCCTTCATCGATCCGGCATTCAAAGGATGAACAGGCTCTTCATAGTAGAAGCAGCGGAATTGCTCCAGCTCTCTGCCCAGTTGAATTGCCGTATTGGTATCGGTCAAGGAGTGCAGCTCAATGATGATATCCAGACCAGGGCCGCCGGCTTCCCGGATCGCGGCCACTCTATCCACAGCAACTTTGAGCTGATCATATTCCAGCAGTCCATAATTGCTCCAGCCCATCCACTGGCCTTTCAAGTCAAAGCCCACCGGGTCAACTTTGATGCAGGTATAGCCTTCCGCCATGGCTTTACGGGCCGCCTCTGCATATTCCTCAGGCCTGACGAGAGCTGCACTCTTCGTCCCCCAGTCAAATTGGATCTGGCTGGCATAAGCCCGAAGCTTGTCGTTGGTTTTTCCGCCCAGCAATTTATAGACAGGCACACCTAAAGCTTTGCCCTTAATATCCCAAAGAGCAATATCAATGGCGCTGATAGCTGCAAAGATCACGGTGCCGCCGCCCATTCCCCAGAAGGTCATCCGGAAAATCTTTTCCCAGATTTGCTCATTATTGAAAGGATCCATGC is a genomic window containing:
- a CDS encoding mandelate racemase/muconate lactonizing enzyme family protein; its protein translation is MKITSVDVIKLTNGRPAVEGTPWNPTVVRINTDEGISGYGEIGLAYGNAEFAQFGMARDFGKLIIGMDPFNNEQIWEKIFRMTFWGMGGGTVIFAAISAIDIALWDIKGKALGVPVYKLLGGKTNDKLRAYASQIQFDWGTKSAALVRPEEYAEAARKAMAEGYTCIKVDPVGFDLKGQWMGWSNYGLLEYDQLKVAVDRVAAIREAGGPGLDIIIELHSLTDTNTAIQLGRELEQFRCFYYEEPVHPLNAGSMKEIASSVKIPVASGERIYSRWGYRPFFEDRSLHIIQPDLGNCGGLTEGKKICDMANVYDCGVQMHICGGPIATAAALQLEAVIPNFVIHEHHAAALLPENIGLCKYDYQPQNGYFEVPELPGIGQELSEAALAQAEIVTVK